One genomic region from Marinobacter szutsaonensis encodes:
- the hflK gene encoding FtsH protease activity modulator HflK produces MAWNEPGGNRNDNDPWGTGGGRRGGNDQGPPDLDEALKKGLDKLNKMLGGKGGKSGGGDSGSGGSAGGFGAVIALAAILVVGYVVYQSFYTVDEQERAVVLRFGEYSRTEDPGLRFKVPLIDDVRKVRVTNVRSAESAGQMLTQDENLVTVDLQVQYQVSNARDYVLNVRDSNQALAFATDSALRHEVGSATLDDVLTEGRAELAINVEQRLQAFLQDYGAGLRIVRVNVESTQPPGPVQDAFREVQRAREDEQRSIEEAETYRNKIVPEARGRAQRLIEEANAYKSRVVETARGETARYLDLLAVYSDAPRVTRERMYIQALENVMSNTSKVFVDTKSSNNMMYLPLDQMIKRNTVTSGRDSSGNTGSMSGQVDIQSVTDEVLRELRNRQATNSRTGR; encoded by the coding sequence GAACCGGGTGGAAACCGTAACGACAACGATCCCTGGGGGACCGGTGGTGGTCGTCGCGGCGGCAATGATCAGGGGCCGCCAGACCTCGACGAGGCGCTGAAAAAGGGCCTGGACAAGCTCAACAAGATGTTGGGCGGCAAAGGCGGCAAGTCTGGAGGCGGCGATAGTGGCTCTGGCGGTAGTGCCGGAGGCTTCGGTGCTGTTATTGCCCTGGCGGCGATACTGGTCGTCGGTTACGTCGTTTACCAGTCCTTTTACACTGTGGACGAGCAGGAGCGGGCCGTCGTGCTTCGCTTTGGCGAATATTCCCGTACTGAAGACCCGGGGCTTCGCTTCAAAGTGCCTCTGATTGACGATGTGCGCAAGGTTCGGGTAACCAACGTACGTAGCGCCGAATCCGCGGGCCAGATGCTGACCCAGGACGAAAACCTGGTCACCGTTGACCTTCAGGTGCAGTACCAGGTCAGCAATGCCCGGGACTACGTGCTGAACGTGCGTGACTCCAACCAGGCTTTGGCATTTGCCACCGACAGTGCCCTGCGCCATGAAGTGGGCAGTGCCACTCTGGATGACGTGCTTACCGAGGGCCGTGCCGAGTTGGCGATCAACGTGGAGCAGCGGCTCCAGGCTTTCCTGCAGGATTACGGTGCGGGTCTTCGGATCGTTCGTGTGAACGTTGAAAGCACCCAGCCGCCTGGTCCGGTCCAGGATGCGTTCCGGGAAGTTCAGCGTGCCCGCGAGGATGAGCAGCGCTCGATCGAGGAAGCCGAGACTTACCGGAACAAGATCGTTCCCGAGGCCCGTGGTCGGGCGCAGCGCCTGATCGAGGAGGCGAACGCCTACAAGTCGCGGGTTGTAGAGACCGCGCGCGGTGAAACCGCCCGTTATCTGGATCTGCTGGCGGTGTATTCCGACGCGCCCCGGGTCACTCGTGAACGGATGTACATCCAGGCTCTGGAAAATGTGATGTCCAACACCAGCAAGGTGTTTGTCGACACCAAGTCTTCTAACAACATGATGTACCTGCCACTGGATCAGATGATCAAGCGCAACACGGTGACCAGTGGTCGTGACAGCTCCGGTAACACCGGTTCCATGAGCGGCCAGGTGGATATCCAGTCAGTGACTGACGAAGTGTTGCGTGAACTGCGTAATCGTCAGGCCACCAATTCCAGAACGGGGAGATAA